The Lathyrus oleraceus cultivar Zhongwan6 chromosome 5, CAAS_Psat_ZW6_1.0, whole genome shotgun sequence genome includes the window GTCAGTGGTTTggcaatcttggagaaatcttttatgaatctgcggtagaaacccgcatgtcctaagaagcttcggATGCCTTTTTCGTTTACCGGTGGTGGTAAATttgctattacctccacttttcctatgtccacttcgatacctttgttggagatcttgtgtcccaGGACTATTCCTTCCCggaccatgaagtgacatttttcccaattcaggatcaaatttgtttgctggaatctttctaacacaagtgacaagttagttaaacaattatcaaatgaagaatcgaatactgagaagtcatccataaatacttccatatgcttttcgagcatgtcaaTAAAGATTgaagtcatacacctttgaaaggTGGTCGGTGCGTTGCACaatccaaatggcattcttctataagcaaaaatACTATAGAGGcatgtgaatgcagtcttctcttggtcttcaggggcaaccgcaatctggttgtaccccgagtaaccatcaaggaaacaatagtaatcgtgtcctgctaacctttccagcgtttgatcaatgaatggtaacgggaagtgatccttccttgttgccacgtttagtcttctgtaatcgatgcacactctccaacctgtaacagttcgggttggaatcaactcattcttttcatttttttattacCGTTGTGCCCCCATTTTTTGGTACCACgtggactggacttacccaagaGCTATTGAAGATAGGGTAGATTAGGCCCGCATCCAAGAGTTTTATAACTTCTTTGtgtaccacttctttcatggttGGGTTAAGTCTTTGTTGTGGTTGCACTACCGATTTGTGATtatcttccattaagatcttgtgcatgcaaacaatcgggcttataccttttaagtcCTCAATTGCCTATCCGATTGCACCCTAAGAATTTTTTaagcacttgaatgagttctgccTCTTGGACACTCTGTAGACTAGCATTAATGATAGTTGGGCATTATTTTTTCAgtgtctagaaatacatacttcagatttgttggtAACTGCTTCCGACTCACTCCTTTTTTTAGTTCTTCAGTGACATGAGATGGTGGTGGTCTTAGATCTTCCCACCGAtgtggtctagatctaatccattcaggttgtttttccatcATAGCAAGCACCTCACACTCTCCTTTATCTTCATTACTTTCAAAAATGGATAAGCTTAAGACCCGGTTTAGTGGTGACTGGGGTCTATGCTATtcattttcttgagcaattacttggTCGATTATCTCTATAGTGTTGATTGTGCCGATATCATCTGTGTATTGCATTGTATTCCTCACAtctatttttaactcttcatcatagaccttgagggtcatagttccttcaTCAATATCTATCATACACTGTCCTGTTTCCGagaaaggtcttcccaatatgagaggaatctcctcatcttccggcatttccAGAATGATGAAGTCAACTAGGaagacaaacttgtcaatttttacaagaacatcTTCTACAATACCATAGGGTCGCCTAACAGAGCGATCCGTaaattgaagtgtcattcgagtatcttgaacaAAGCCAATGCCTAATTTCTTATAGATGGACAGTGGCATCAAGCTTACACTTgctcctaagtcaatcagagccttcttgaattttctatcaccaatagtgcaaggaatagtaaccaatttcatgtctttctttttcactgggattttcatgccttggagaatgGAACTACATGTTTTAGTTAGGATGATCAGTTCCATATCAGTGGAACGCTTCTTGGAaattatgtctttcatgaacttggcatatattggcatttgttccaatGCTTCAGAAAAAGGGATATTTGACCGGTTCCGTATCAGTGGAACGCTTCTTGAAaattatgtctttcatgaacttggcatatattggcatttgttccaatgcttcagaaaaagggatattgatttcgagttttttgaacatctccaggattttctcaaaattcttttcatgttgatttttctttttctgtcttggagggtaagggagtttgattATGGGTTTAGGAACCTTCTCCTTCTCCTTGACAGAGGGTGGTATTGCTACTTCATCGTGTATttttgtttccttgatttctaaatccacctctATCAATCCATCTTTTTCTATATCATTTTCCTCTATTGACTTTCCACTTCTGGTTGTGACAGTGTTAATAGTGTTATGTTCCCACGGATTTGTCaccgtaccactaggtagggtacccggggcttgagagtttgaagctaactgttgtgTTATTTGTCCCATTTGtacttcaagattttttatggaggCTGTGGTGTTTTTCTAATTAGCCCgtgtttcttcttgaaactgtaTGCTGTGAGCTG containing:
- the LOC127079944 gene encoding uncharacterized protein LOC127079944; amino-acid sequence: MPLSIYKKLGIGFVQDTRMTLQFTDRSVRRPYGIVEDVLVKIDKFVFLVDFIILEMPEDEEIPLILGRPFSETGQCMIDIDEGTMTLKVYDEELKIDVRNTMQYTDDIGTINTIEIIDQVIAQENE